AATTTGAATTTAGTTTATATGAATGTTTTTTATAGGAATAATTTAAAACTTGTTGCTTTATGTGATCCAGAACTTTTAGGGAAAACCTTTCGAGAAGGTAAATTAAAACTTGAAGTTAAAGAAACTTTTTATCGTGGATCCTTAGTTTCTATTGAAGAAGCTTTA
This region of Candidatus Bathyarchaeota archaeon genomic DNA includes:
- a CDS encoding DUF424 family protein — protein: MNVFYRNNLKLVALCDPELLGKTFREGKLKLEVKETFYRGSLVSIEEALKELCEADIGNLVGEKIIGAAVKSGLVNPNAIIYISGTPHVQTLKL